The Nilaparvata lugens isolate BPH unplaced genomic scaffold, ASM1435652v1 scaffold5350, whole genome shotgun sequence genome includes a window with the following:
- the LOC120355952 gene encoding uncharacterized protein LOC120355952, with product MVRDACKPRCNRACAALVTSVDTIVVKYLVSCYLHEVGVILFSVLLASCSSCSLCAFVICVPLSFLCLHSFCMKMNDELLIECVRKYEFLYNLQHPKYMDATKKDVAWKDIEDQMKQPVRPKTLDSVDITSDEDNGDHDDHTVVDHTSGTETNAIIETVSDDVATDAQTVKSSVQNSKSVKRRFKNRTPQSASAVLMAKLLDRQNSLVPRKEPDELDRFFLNISDTVKKFSKYQQALVKNKVFSLVSEMELQLHSPAT from the exons ATGGTACGTGACGCCTGCAAACCCCGTTGTAACCGCGCATGCGCCGCGTTGGTAACCAGTGTAGACACCATTGTGGTAAAGTACCTAGTTAGTTGCTACTTGCACGAAGTAGGAGTAATTCTCTTCTCTGTGCTACTTGCTAGTTGTAGTAGTTGCTCTTTGTGTGCCTTTGTCATTTGTGTGCCTTTGTCATTTCTGTGCCTTCATTCGTTTTGCATGAAAATGAATGACGAACTGTTGATAGAATGTGTTCGTAAATACGAATTCCTCTATAATCTACAACATCCGAAGTACATGGATGCCACCAAGAAAGATGTAGCATGGAAGGATATAGAAGATCAGATGAAACAACCTG TCCGGCCT AAAACTTTGGATTCTGTTGATATAACAAGTGATGAGGATAACGGAGACCATGATGACCACACTGTGGTCGACCACACATCCGGAACAGAAACAAATGCAATTATTGAAACTGTGTCTGACGATGTTGCTACTGATGCCCAGACTGTTAAAAGTTCTGTGCAAAATAGTAAGTCAGTTAAAAGAAGATTTAAAAATCGTACACCACAGTCAGCATCAGCCGTATTGATGGCAAAATTATTAGACAGGCAAAACTCACTTGTACCTCGGAAAGAGCCTGACGAACTAGatcgtttttttttaaatatttctgaCACAGTGAAAAAGTTTTCTAAATACCAACAAGCGCTGGTAAAGAACAAGGTTTTTTCTCTCGTTTCTGAAATGGAATTACAACTGCATTCACCAGCTACCTAA